One Bacillus amyloliquefaciens DSM 7 = ATCC 23350 DNA window includes the following coding sequences:
- a CDS encoding NADPH:quinone oxidoreductase family protein, giving the protein MTDQFKALVVDQREDRFSVSVRQLAVQDLPEGEVLIKVCYSGVNYKDSLAAIPDGKIVTSYPFVPGIDLAGIVVSSDDDRFKEGDKVIATSYGIGVSHFGGYSGMARIPADWVVPLPDGLTLKEAMTIGTAGFTAALSVQRLEENHAAPEKGKVLVTGATGGVGSFAVSILSSLGFDVEASTGKEEESAYLKSLGAKTVIYRDEVYNGTLKPMQKQKWAAAVDPVGGEPLASVLSQIQYGGAVAVSGLTAGTKLPATVFPFILRGVSLLGIDSVFCPMEIRKKTWQRLADDFKPADLEAFIQKEITLEELPDTLPALLKGEARGRTIVKLNEE; this is encoded by the coding sequence ATGACAGATCAATTTAAAGCGTTAGTAGTCGATCAACGTGAAGACCGGTTTTCAGTAAGCGTACGGCAGCTGGCTGTTCAGGACCTTCCCGAGGGCGAAGTGCTGATTAAGGTTTGCTATTCAGGCGTGAATTATAAAGACAGCTTGGCCGCCATTCCGGACGGCAAGATCGTAACCTCGTATCCTTTCGTACCGGGAATTGATTTAGCGGGAATCGTTGTTTCCTCAGATGACGACCGATTCAAAGAAGGGGACAAAGTTATTGCGACAAGCTACGGCATAGGTGTTTCCCACTTCGGCGGCTATAGCGGGATGGCCCGCATTCCGGCAGATTGGGTTGTGCCTCTGCCTGATGGTTTGACACTTAAAGAAGCCATGACGATCGGAACCGCCGGTTTCACGGCTGCGTTGTCCGTTCAGCGGCTTGAAGAAAACCATGCCGCCCCTGAAAAAGGGAAGGTCCTGGTGACGGGAGCAACAGGCGGTGTCGGAAGCTTTGCGGTTTCCATTCTTTCTTCCTTAGGTTTTGACGTTGAGGCCAGTACGGGAAAAGAAGAAGAAAGCGCCTATTTGAAAAGTCTCGGAGCGAAGACGGTTATTTACCGTGACGAAGTTTATAACGGCACGTTAAAACCGATGCAAAAACAAAAATGGGCAGCGGCCGTCGATCCGGTCGGAGGTGAGCCGCTTGCGTCAGTTCTCAGTCAGATTCAGTACGGCGGGGCAGTGGCAGTGAGCGGACTGACAGCCGGAACGAAACTCCCGGCTACTGTATTCCCGTTTATATTGCGCGGCGTCAGTCTCTTGGGAATTGATTCCGTATTCTGTCCAATGGAAATAAGAAAGAAAACATGGCAGCGTTTAGCTGATGATTTCAAGCCTGCAGATCTGGAGGCCTTTATTCAAAAGGAAATTACACTTGAGGAGCTGCCGGACACGCTTCCTGCTCTCTTAAAAGGAGAAGCGAGAGGAAGAACGATCGTTAAATTGAATGAAGAATAA
- a CDS encoding manganese catalase family protein, which produces MYYYKEELINIIKPDKPDPAAAKVLQEILGGHYGEMRTMMQYFFQSSNFRGKEKQFRDLLRGVFLEEIAHVELVQNTINALLDESGAEGAGNQAADQAPIDEAVKHANPHHYIIGAQSSLPADASGNPWNGSWVYNHGNLIADLLDNVVLESTGVLQKTRIYEMSSNQTFRETLGFLIVRDNAHQNAFTKALETLGVEWGKLFPVPNYDIEKYPECRKFVEMGYHNTQFNFRLDPTRIGEILQGTTPSRNGGELSVSEPPKGFPVPELPELPNEHSPGLKDMNL; this is translated from the coding sequence GTGTATTATTACAAAGAAGAGCTGATCAATATCATTAAACCGGACAAGCCGGACCCGGCCGCAGCCAAGGTGCTTCAGGAAATTTTAGGCGGGCATTACGGGGAAATGCGGACGATGATGCAATACTTTTTCCAAAGCTCTAATTTCAGAGGAAAAGAAAAGCAGTTCCGCGACCTGCTTCGCGGTGTATTTTTAGAAGAAATTGCACACGTTGAGCTCGTCCAGAATACGATTAATGCGCTGCTCGACGAAAGCGGCGCTGAGGGTGCCGGAAATCAGGCAGCAGATCAGGCGCCGATTGATGAAGCGGTGAAGCATGCCAATCCGCACCATTATATTATCGGGGCGCAAAGTTCCCTGCCTGCAGATGCCAGCGGCAACCCATGGAATGGCTCTTGGGTCTACAATCACGGTAATCTGATTGCCGACTTATTGGACAATGTTGTGCTGGAATCAACCGGCGTTCTGCAAAAAACGCGCATTTATGAAATGAGTTCAAATCAGACGTTCAGAGAAACACTCGGTTTCCTGATTGTCCGTGACAACGCCCATCAAAATGCTTTTACAAAAGCGCTGGAAACTCTGGGTGTTGAATGGGGGAAATTATTCCCCGTGCCGAATTATGATATTGAAAAATATCCGGAATGCCGGAAATTCGTTGAGATGGGTTATCATAATACCCAATTTAATTTCAGGCTGGACCCGACACGGATCGGAGAAATTCTGCAGGGAACGACGCCGAGCCGAAACGGCGGCGAATTAAGTGTGTCCGAACCGCCTAAAGGTTTTCCTGTGCCTGAGCTTCCGGAGCTTCCGAATGAGCACAGCCCAGGACTGAAAGATATGAACTTGTAA
- a CDS encoding sugar porter family MFS transporter, with product MNKNSSQYSFLRTIILVSTFGGLLFGYDTGVINGALPFMAEPDQLNLTALTEGMVASSLLLGAAIGAVFGGRLSDYNGRRKNILILAVLFFVATLGCTLAPNVSVMIISRFLLGLAVGGASVTVPAYLAEMSPAESRGRMVTQNELMIVTGQLLAFTCNAIIGNVLGDTSHAWRYMLVIAALPAVFLFFGMLKVPESPRWLVSKGRKEDALRVLRRIRNEEKAKSELAEIESAFHKEAEMEQATFKDLAVPWVRRIVFIGIGIAVVQQLTGVNSIMYYGTQILKDAGFETKAALIGNIANGVISVLATFVGIWLLGKVGRRPMLMTGLIGTTVVLLLIGILSVMLKGSPALPYVILSLTVTFLAFQQGAVSPVTWLMLSEIFPLRLRGLGMGVTVFCLWIVNFLVGLTFPVLLANIGLSATFFIFVLLGIASVIFVKRFLPETKGLSLEQLEQNFRAYEKTDRKTVEAEVSG from the coding sequence ATGAATAAAAATAGCAGCCAGTATTCATTTTTGAGGACCATCATTTTAGTATCGACGTTCGGAGGACTTCTTTTCGGCTACGATACAGGTGTAATTAATGGAGCGCTGCCGTTTATGGCGGAACCTGATCAGCTTAATCTTACGGCTCTGACTGAGGGCATGGTGGCAAGCTCCCTGCTCTTGGGCGCTGCGATCGGCGCGGTTTTTGGCGGGCGGCTGTCGGATTATAATGGCAGACGTAAAAATATCCTTATCCTTGCCGTTCTGTTCTTTGTGGCGACGCTTGGATGTACGCTGGCGCCTAATGTATCGGTTATGATTATCTCTCGTTTTCTGCTGGGGCTTGCTGTCGGGGGAGCGTCCGTAACAGTTCCGGCATACTTGGCTGAAATGTCTCCGGCGGAAAGTCGCGGGAGAATGGTTACCCAAAATGAACTGATGATTGTAACGGGCCAGCTGCTTGCCTTTACGTGTAATGCTATTATCGGCAATGTGCTCGGTGATACCTCTCATGCCTGGCGTTACATGCTTGTTATCGCGGCGCTTCCGGCGGTATTCTTGTTTTTCGGTATGCTTAAAGTTCCTGAGAGTCCGCGCTGGCTGGTTTCTAAAGGAAGAAAAGAAGATGCTCTGCGCGTACTCCGGAGAATACGCAATGAAGAAAAAGCAAAGTCTGAGCTTGCTGAGATTGAATCTGCTTTTCATAAGGAAGCGGAGATGGAGCAGGCGACATTTAAGGACCTTGCCGTCCCGTGGGTGCGCCGCATTGTGTTTATCGGAATCGGAATTGCGGTAGTGCAGCAGCTCACCGGCGTAAATTCAATTATGTACTATGGAACTCAAATTTTAAAAGATGCCGGCTTCGAAACAAAGGCTGCATTGATCGGCAATATCGCTAACGGTGTGATTTCTGTGCTCGCGACTTTTGTGGGCATATGGCTTCTCGGCAAAGTCGGCCGCCGCCCGATGCTGATGACGGGGCTGATCGGAACGACTGTCGTCCTGCTGCTGATCGGGATTCTGTCTGTCATGCTGAAAGGATCGCCTGCACTTCCTTATGTGATTCTTTCATTAACCGTCACTTTCCTTGCGTTTCAGCAGGGAGCTGTCTCTCCGGTGACCTGGCTGATGCTGTCGGAGATATTCCCGCTTCGATTGCGGGGGCTCGGTATGGGAGTCACTGTCTTCTGCCTCTGGATCGTGAACTTCCTTGTCGGTTTGACTTTCCCGGTTCTGCTCGCAAACATCGGGTTGTCTGCAACCTTCTTCATCTTTGTCCTGTTAGGGATAGCGTCCGTCATATTCGTAAAAAGGTTCCTGCCGGAAACAAAAGGTCTTTCGCTCGAACAGCTTGAACAAAATTTCCGCGCCTATGAAAAAACAGATCGAAAAACCGTTGAAGCCGAGGTGAGCGGGTAA
- a CDS encoding SRPBCC family protein gives MSDKQNNDNKNSNSGNQTLPDIIHTAVFKAPIQVVWDTVSTADGLSLWFMPNDFTPQEDSEFQLESPFGPSPCKLLDIEAPYRLSFSWDTEGWIVSFVLKETESGDTEFTLIHGGWKEPDAVINKVNRKSSEIHSTMDQGWNGLVNTKLRGAVEA, from the coding sequence ATGTCTGATAAACAAAACAATGATAACAAAAACAGCAACAGCGGTAATCAAACATTACCGGACATTATTCATACCGCCGTTTTCAAGGCGCCGATACAAGTTGTCTGGGATACGGTCTCCACTGCAGACGGACTGTCCCTCTGGTTTATGCCGAATGATTTCACGCCTCAGGAAGACAGTGAGTTTCAGCTGGAATCCCCATTCGGTCCATCTCCGTGCAAGCTGTTGGATATCGAGGCGCCATACCGTCTTTCTTTTTCGTGGGATACGGAGGGCTGGATCGTTTCTTTTGTCTTAAAAGAAACGGAAAGCGGAGATACGGAATTCACTCTCATTCACGGCGGATGGAAAGAACCGGATGCCGTCATCAATAAAGTCAATCGGAAAAGCTCTGAGATTCACAGTACAATGGATCAAGGATGGAACGGACTTGTGAACACAAAACTCCGCGGGGCGGTCGAAGCTTAA